In Vitis riparia cultivar Riparia Gloire de Montpellier isolate 1030 chromosome 19, EGFV_Vit.rip_1.0, whole genome shotgun sequence, the following proteins share a genomic window:
- the LOC117908779 gene encoding mitogen-activated protein kinase 19, whose product MQKDLPKKGLKEKDFFTGYGEANRYKILEVVGKGSYGVVCSAIDTHTGEKVAIKKINDIFEHISDAIRILREIKLLRLLRHPDIVEIKRIMLPPSSREFKDIYVVFELMESDLHQVIKANDDLTREHQQFFLYQLLRALKYMHTANVYHRDLKPKNILANANCKLKICDFGLARVAFNDTPTTIFWTDYVATRWYRAPELCGSFFSKYTPAIDIWSIGCIFAEVLTGKPLFPGKSVVHQLDLMTDLLGTPSLDAISKVRNDKARKYLTEMRKKHPVPFAQKFPNADPLALRLLERLLAFDPMDRPTAEEALADPYFKGLAKVEREPSCQSISKLEFDFERRRVTKEDVKELIFREILEYHPQLLKDYINRTEETNVLYPSAIGQFRKHFAHFEENGGRSGPVIPPERKHVSLPRSTVVHSSTATLNAHPNLTSFENQKIAEEACKNYRVTGTISGNLMKASRPPPRVPTAKPGRVVGPVLPYENGRNLKDTLTSIATLPQSVSPNCIFRTNTISQEKSTTEALKDSSQDKQPSPQSNMTTKPAPVTGIDININPYQAQPKADQLNQRIAIDLKLLQAQSQFSAIGTPAVAVPASHPLH is encoded by the exons ATGCAGAAAGATCTGCCAAAGAAG GGCCTAAAAGAGAAGGACTTCTTCACTGGGTATGGTGAGGCCAATCGGTATAAAATTCTTGAAGTTGTAGGGAAGGGAAGCTATGGAGTTGTTTGCTCTGCCATAGACACACACACTGGGGAAAAGGTGgctataaagaaaataaatgatattttcgAGCACATTTCTGATGCTATTCGGATCCTGCGTGAAATCAAGTTGCTAAGGCTTTTACGTCATCCTGATATTGTTGAAATCAAACGCATCATGTTGCCACCGTCAAGTAGGGAGTTCAAAGACATATATGTTGTTTTTGAGCTTATGGAGTCTGATCTTCACCAAGTGATCAAAGCTAATGATGATTTGACTCGTGAACATCAACAGTTTTTCCTTTACCAACTGCTACGCGCCTTAAAATATATGCACACAG CAAATGTGTATCATCGAGATCTTaaacccaagaatatattgGCAAATGCAAATTGCAAGCTCAAAATTTGTGATTTTGGATTAGCAAGAGTTGCATTTAATGATACCCCTACAACAATATTTTGGACG GACTATGTTGCTACAAGATGGTATAGGGCTCCGGAGCTGTGTGGGTCATTCTTCTCTAAG TATACACCCGCAATTGATATTTGGAGTATTGGCTGCATTTTTGCTGAGGTATTGACTGGGAAACCACTGTTTCCTGGTAAAAGTGTCGTTCATCAGTTAGATTTGATGACTGATCTTCTTGGGACACCTTCATTGGATGCGATTTCTAAA GTTCGAAATGACAAGGCAAGAAAATACTTGACAGAGATGCGGAAAAAGCATCCTGTGCCATTTGCACAGAAATTTCCTAATGCAGATCCTTTGGCACTACGGCTATTAGAAAGACTGTTAGCATTTGATCCGATGGACCGGCCTACCGCTGAAGAG GCACTGGCTGATCCTTACTTTAAGGGCCTGGCCAAAGTTGAGAGAGAACCTTCTTGTCAGTCAATCTCGAAGTTAGAGTTTGACTTTGAGAGGCgaagggtgacaaaggaagatGTTAAAGAACTAATCTTTCGGGAGATACTAGAATACCATCCTCAGTTACTCAAAGACTACATTAACAGAACTGAAGAAACAAATGTTCTATATCCTAG TGCTATTGGCCAATTCCGAAAGCATTTTGCACATTTTGAGGAAAATGGTGGAAGAAGTGGACCAGTGATTCCTCCGGAGAGGAAGCATGTCTCCCTCCCAAG GTCTACAGTTGTTCATTCAAGCACAGCTACTCTTAATGCGCACCCAAATTTAACCTCATTTGAGAACCAGAAAATTGCAGAAGAGGCTTGTAAGAACTACAGAGTCACTGGTACGATTTCGGGAAATCTAATGAAAGCATCTCGGCCACCACCAAGGGTACCAACAG CAAAACCAGGTAGAGTTGTGGGGCCTGTCCTACCTTACGAGAATGGAAGAAATCTCAAAGATACCTTAACAAGCATTGCAACTCTCCCTCAATCTGTCTCACCAAATTGCATTTTTAGAACGAATACAATAAGTCAAGAGAAGTCAACAACAGAAGCTTTAAAGGATTCTTCACAAGACAAGCAGCCATCTCCTCAGAGTAACATGACAACCAAACCTGCCCCAGTCACGGGCATTGACATCAACATCAACCCATACCAAGCGCAACCCAAGGCAGACCAATTAAACCAGCGAATAGCAATTGACCTAAAGCTGTTGCAGGCACAATCGCAGTTTAGTGCAATTGGCACTCCTGCTGTTGCAGTACCAGCATCACATCCCCTACATTAA